The DNA sequence AGTTTCCACCAACTTCAACTACGACCCATTGAGATTGAGCCAAGCTTTTTGCTCCCATTCTCGCCAGAGCAGCAAAGAAAACGCCGTGGATTTGAGCCAGTACCCTGCTGAGAGGATCAGAAACTTCTCCATTATCGCCCATGTGGATCACGGCAAGTCTACTCTGGCAGATAGGCTCTTGGAGCTCACTGGGACCATTAAGAGAGGCCATGGTCAGCCTCAGTACCTTGATAAATTGCAGGTATATGAAACTTTAATGATTGTTTCTGtcatttagagagagaaagattcTTGCTTTGTTTAGGATGTGTGGATTTAATGGTTGTTTGGTAAATGGGATTGGTTTTCCTTGCTTGTTTCAGCTGAATGTTGTGGTGTATTTGCTGTTTTGTGTATAAAGGTTATGAATTGAAATGGTTGCTTACTTGCTTTGAAGCTCTTGAACTTTTGTTAAGAAAATGGAAAagcattttttatttaaaatgccCATTTGATATATAGTTGATGTTTTTATTCGGTTGCGTTTGAAGCTCTTGATGTTCTTAGCATAGTGTAGGAAGGAACCTGTGTgttattaagaaaaagaaaatgtggTTGTACTTCATATGTTCATTTTGATTTGGGTTGTGGTAggtggagagagaaaggggaatTACTGTAAAGGCGCAGACAGCTACCATGTTCCACAAGCACAGTTTTCATGGTGCGGATAAAGATGGAGCCGGTGAAGAACCGAGTTTTCTACTGAATCTGATCGACACCCCGGGTCATGTGGACTTTAGCTATGAAGTATCGAGATCACTAGCCGCTTGCCAGGGTGCCCTTTTGGTTGTTGATGCTGCTCAGGGTGTTCAAGCGCAAACTGTGGCGAATTTTTATCTTGCGTTTGAATCTAACTTGGCAATAATACCTGTCATCAACAAAATTGACCAGCCGACTGCTGATCCCGAACGTGTCAAAGCTCAGCTTAAGTCAATGTTTGATCTCGACGCAAGTGATGCTCTTTTAACGTCTGCGAAAACAGGACAGGGGCTTGAGCATGTCCTTCCTGCAGTCATAGAGCGCGTACCACCTCCTCCTGGGAAGAGCGAGTCACCTTTGCGGATGCTTTTGTTGGATTCATACTATGATGAATATAAAGGAGTTATATGCCATGTTGCAGTTGTTGATGGGATGCTGCGCAAGGGGGACAAAATTGCATCCGCAGCAACTGGCCAAGCTTATGACATTTTGGATGTTGGGATCATGCATCCCGAGCTTACTTCCACAGGAGTCCTTCATACTGGACAAGTTGGGTATGTTGTGAGTGGCATGCGTTCGACCAAAGAGGCACGTATTGGGGACACACTTCATCATAATAAAACCATCGTCCAGCCCCTGTCAGGTATTTATATATCTATTTATTATTCATAGTTGAGGTATTCTATTATCACTGATGGTGTTCAAATTGTAGGGTTCAAGCCTGCAAAACATATGGTGTTTTCTGGTCTTTACCCTGCTGATGGATCTGATTTTGAGGCACTTAACCATGCAATTGAGAGACTGACCTGCAACGATGCTAGTGTGTCTGTAGCCAGAGAGAGTAGCACAGCACTAGGTCTGGGTTTTAGGTAGGGAACTTATTACTAAAACAGTAAAACCTTTTTGCACCTGCAAAAATAAAGTGGTTTGCTTCTACCATGATTGATATTCAGTTATTATTTTGATATAATTTTAAATGTTATGACTTCTATCTTGTTGAACTGTAGGTGTGGTTTCTTAGGGTTACTTCACATGGATGTTTTTCACCAGCGGCTTGAACAGGTAACCAAATAGTGATTCTAGGGATATTTTAAAGAAATTTTCATAATGAAGGTATCACTTCAGTATGAGAAAGGCACAATTAAGAGTCTAATGTTTCTCCCTCATGTCATAATATTAAATAAGAACTTTTCTTAATACACCAGAATGAAAAGTTTATGATATTTTCCAACCAAAAGCTTTTCTTGAAAGAAAAGAACTCCATCAAAGAACTTATTGATTGCATATTTAACATTCACTTATATGCACCTACAAAATTTGTGGATT is a window from the Rosa chinensis cultivar Old Blush chromosome 2, RchiOBHm-V2, whole genome shotgun sequence genome containing:
- the LOC112186937 gene encoding translation factor GUF1 homolog, mitochondrial, encoding MGFLSRASKTLKPPKNLSLLQTHLTLNPLSSIFRRNPVSTNFNYDPLRLSQAFCSHSRQSSKENAVDLSQYPAERIRNFSIIAHVDHGKSTLADRLLELTGTIKRGHGQPQYLDKLQVERERGITVKAQTATMFHKHSFHGADKDGAGEEPSFLLNLIDTPGHVDFSYEVSRSLAACQGALLVVDAAQGVQAQTVANFYLAFESNLAIIPVINKIDQPTADPERVKAQLKSMFDLDASDALLTSAKTGQGLEHVLPAVIERVPPPPGKSESPLRMLLLDSYYDEYKGVICHVAVVDGMLRKGDKIASAATGQAYDILDVGIMHPELTSTGVLHTGQVGYVVSGMRSTKEARIGDTLHHNKTIVQPLSGFKPAKHMVFSGLYPADGSDFEALNHAIERLTCNDASVSVARESSTALGLGFRCGFLGLLHMDVFHQRLEQEHGAHVISTIPTVPYIYEYSDGSKVEVQNPAALVANSKKQVTACWEPTVLATIIIPSEYVGAVITLCSERRGQQLEYTFIDSQRAFMKYRLPLREIVVDFYNELKSITSGYATFDYEDSEYQQSDMVKLDILLNGQPVDAMATIVHNLKAQRIGRELVEKLKKYIDRQMFEITIQAAIGTKVVARETISAMRKNVLAKCYGGDVSRKRKLLDKQKEGKKRMKRVGSIDIPQEAFHELLKSS